The sequence below is a genomic window from Lycium ferocissimum isolate CSIRO_LF1 chromosome 9, AGI_CSIRO_Lferr_CH_V1, whole genome shotgun sequence.
CCTCCAGTAGTTGTAGCTGTCCCTGTAGTCACTTGTCATATCTTTGAAGTAGTTCTTTGAGGATGTGAAGTATAGCGGTGGGTTCGGGTTTGGCCAGAATTCCGCTCTCTTCCCATGCCTCCTTACTGCCTTTAGCACCTTGTTCTTTTCCACATATCCCACCACTGTCACCttctccaactccaactccaccTCGACCGATTGCACCCCTGCATGCACATATATGTAGAAGTActgtcaaacctctctatatcAAAGATCTTTTGTTATGATATCTTTTGATTACTACagcgaaatgttgttataaagaatatataatataacacaCAGATGAAAGATACtgaaaacatgattgttacagTGAAATGTTAGTATAGACTATAGAGGATGGTAATTAGGTCTGACTGTAGCATTTATTTACttcaataatttttattttattttattttagtacCTCTAAGCTTGAAGACAGCATCTTTGACAACTCTCTCGCACCCACTGCAACACATCCTTACTTTGAGTTCCACCGTCTGCAAATATTCAAAAAATGAATCTATAAGGTTGCATAAATTAATTAATCTTCTGTTGGAAGGAAAAGCATTAATAATCACTACTAAAGAAACAGGAATTAACGACGGACAAATTCTGTAgctaaacaaagaaaattcgtcgctaatcctatttagcAGCAAcggattatcaagaaaaaagTTAGCTACGAGCAACTTAGCGACGGATTAAGTGAATTAATTTGAAACCTGTAAAGAAAGTGGGCGAGCCTTAGTCATGTTGTGTTTGTTGACACCttggtgatgatgatgaagaggaTGATAGTGAAAGAAACGATAACTAGTGGTGGTGGAGACAAAAGAGC
It includes:
- the LOC132030678 gene encoding heavy metal-associated isoprenylated plant protein 30-like is translated as MVNLLQKLFGSFVSTTTSYRFFHYHPLHHHHQGVNKHNMTKARPLSLQTVELKVRMCCSGCERVVKDAVFKLRGVQSVEVELELEKVTVVGYVEKNKVLKAVRRHGKRAEFWPNPNPPLYFTSSKNYFKDMTSDYRDSYNYWRHGYNIADKHGTLHVTHRGDDKVSNLFNDDNVNACCLM